GATTCCTGCTGTTGCTATGTTCCCGGAGGCAGTTACCCTCTCTTTTCGTCTGCCCTTATGCTTGCAATTCCAGCAAAGGTGGCTGGAGTGCCACGAGTTTGTGCTGCTGTTCCTCCAATGCAAGGTAGCACTCTTCCTCATCCAGCACCTACAGCTGCACTTCATATCGCAGGTGCTGATGAAATCTACGCAGTTGGTGGGGCACAAGCAATTGCAGCTTTCGCATATGGAACGGAAAGCATCAAGCCTGTCGCAATGATTGTTGGCCCCGGAAACAAATATGTAACGGAAGCAAAACGCCAAGCTTATGGTCGAGTAGGAATAGATTTTATTGCAGGACCCAGTGAGGTGCTTATAATTGCCGATGACAACTCTCGTGTCGATATAGTTGCAGCTGACTTGTTGGCACAGTCAGAGCATGATCTTGATGCAATAGGAATTCTTGTTACTACTTCGTTGGAACTTGCTAAAAATGTAGAAAAAGAGATTGAGCGCCAGCTGCTTGAGTTGGACACAGCTGAGGTTGCTTCTGTTTCTTGGAAAAACAATGGACAGATAATCATTGTTGACTCTCTTGAAGAAGCAGCAGAGATTGCAAATGAGCTAGCACCAGAACACCTTGAGATTAATATTTCAAATCCCGATTCCATTGAACCCTTGCTTCGCAATTATGGTTCTTTATTTATTGGAGAGGGAGCAGCTGAGGTTTTTGGCGACTATGTGGCAGGAACAAACCATACTCTACCAACAAGCGGCGCTGCTCGTTACACAGGCGGAGTGTCTGTAATGACTTTTCTAAAGGTCTGCACTTTCCAGCGCATTACAGCAATTGGAATAAAAGAACTTGCTAACACTGCTGATATTATGGCAAGGAACGAAGGACTTTCTGCTCACGCAATGGCAGCCACTTTACGCCTAAAGAAATAATATAAATTTTCAATAAACTGATCCGCTAAAAACAATCACTATATAAAAAGCACGATCTTTAGTGCATATATGAAAAGTCTGTCCTTAATTAATTTCAAAGGACAGACTTGTTTTTATCTATGCAGTATGTTTTATGGCCTCAAAAACGACTCTTCCGTTGCACAAACTATTACGAGTCAAATCTTGAAATTTGCTTAGCGAATGTGACTTCTCTTACACTTTCCGCGTTGACTATTTACTTACTAAAATGCCACGTTTTTGTAAATACTCTTTAAGTTTTGGAATAGGAATTTCATTAAAATGGAAGAGCGAGGCAGCTAAAACTGCACTTGCCTTTCCCTTTGTAAGAACATCATAAAAGTGTTCGTAAGTTCCCGCTCCTCCGGAAGCTATCACGGGAATTTTGACCTTGCTACTGATCTCCGCGGTAAGTTCCAGATCATAACCTGACTTTGTGCCATCTTTATCCATGCTTGTCAAAAGAATTTCTCCTGCGCCGAGACGTTCTGCTTTCATTGCCCATTCAACTGCGTCTAGCCCAGTGGCATTTTGTCCTCCGGCTATAAAAACTTCCCAGCTTCCTTCAGCTTTTTGTTTCGCGTCTATAGCAACAATAATACACTGGCTACCGAATGCCTCCGCTCCTTCTGATATAAGAGAGGGATTCTTTACAGCGGCCGAATTTAAA
This genomic window from Synergistaceae bacterium contains:
- the hisD gene encoding histidinol dehydrogenase yields the protein MYIYKEAIKKKVEDTSSVFSTVKEIIEKVRRDGDKALSEYNVKFGGAPAESFRVSDLEIEKACSSISKELREAIEVAAKNIKNFAEIQASSLHSVESTETSSGVFLGHKVIPVDSCCCYVPGGSYPLFSSALMLAIPAKVAGVPRVCAAVPPMQGSTLPHPAPTAALHIAGADEIYAVGGAQAIAAFAYGTESIKPVAMIVGPGNKYVTEAKRQAYGRVGIDFIAGPSEVLIIADDNSRVDIVAADLLAQSEHDLDAIGILVTTSLELAKNVEKEIERQLLELDTAEVASVSWKNNGQIIIVDSLEEAAEIANELAPEHLEINISNPDSIEPLLRNYGSLFIGEGAAEVFGDYVAGTNHTLPTSGAARYTGGVSVMTFLKVCTFQRITAIGIKELANTADIMARNEGLSAHAMAATLRLKK
- the hisF gene encoding imidazole glycerol phosphate synthase subunit HisF — encoded protein: MNVRRIIPCLDIKDGRVVKGVNFVDFRDAGDPVECAKAYQDAGADEIVFLDISATSEERDTVACLVNKVAAQLSVPFSVGGGIRTVNDMSVILNAGADKVSLNSAAVKNPSLISEGAEAFGSQCIIVAIDAKQKAEGSWEVFIAGGQNATGLDAVEWAMKAERLGAGEILLTSMDKDGTKSGYDLELTAEISSKVKIPVIASGGAGTYEHFYDVLTKGKASAVLAASLFHFNEIPIPKLKEYLQKRGILVSK